A window from Chitinophaga filiformis encodes these proteins:
- a CDS encoding SusC/RagA family TonB-linked outer membrane protein — MKTAYKIRDFVTACMIPVSCGLSSLLLMTMLLPVNVAMAQTAKRALSGKVTTGKDNSPLPGASVRIKGTNNGAITDANGSFNLQVSDSDSLEVSLVGFSKQVISARGKSSLTVSLSEGATGLDEIVVVGYGTEKKKLVTGAIDHVNTQQLEQNHALRVDQALQGQTPGVQITATSAQPGEGMKVRIRGTSTVGNADPLYIVDGVPTSDISYLNASDIAAMDVLKDAASSAIYGARAANGVVLVTTRKGRAGSMKMSYDTYYGIQNPSHKVSVLNAHDYGVIMNEMAINSGSVPYFTLDQLSKLGKGTDWQEAIYNKKAPMQNHSLAFAGGNETSVFSSSVAYTKQDGVIGLKDQSQYDRLSFRMNSEHKMYKDIVIFGENVTYTQSRKRGVGVGNIYGNAIRSAFTVSPLFPVYNPDGSYAKSTFNVQEANPVAVMDYQNQNKSRTDRIMGNTYLQVSPVKGLTLRTDFGIDVSNNDSRSYTPIYNLSTNVVNEHSRATQGIYRTHTWNWDNTINYQRDFGKHNVGVLVGMNSNETKTSYLNGYKQDLTKEGLDNAVIDNGTTDSTQRIFGADSSATLYSYFGRISYSYADKYMFTAVVRSDASSRFGANNRRGTFPSFSIGWVPTNEDFFKLSWLDFLKVRAGWGRNGNLPTGYYQYLSTISTQYLGYYFGSGDLPFIGAAPVKISNPDLKWETSEQANVGIDATLFRDFNLTVDVYRKTTKDWLVPVNVPAVSGASTVLINGGNVRNQGVEVSLGYNHTFNGLTVGVNGNIGVNRNEITDIPNREKIINGSTGITFASMPEFYRAQVGFPMGYFYGYKTAGIFQNENEVASYVSKDGKKIQPNALPGDVRFQDLNGDGVIDSKDETQIGNPYPKFTYGLNFNLGYKGFDFSASLYGNYGNQIWDGTHDFSSPLSNYRTEILGRWTGEGTSNRIPRVTDGAELNQNWIRSSDLYVHNASFLRVKSLNLGYDFKKVLHTLPLQQLRLYVSATNLFTFTPYKGVDPEVGYGPTGWASGIDLGTYPQPKTVLVGLNVKF, encoded by the coding sequence ATGAAAACTGCTTACAAAATCAGAGATTTTGTGACTGCCTGCATGATTCCCGTTTCATGCGGATTAAGCAGCCTGCTGCTGATGACGATGCTGTTGCCCGTCAACGTGGCAATGGCGCAAACGGCTAAAAGAGCGCTTTCCGGAAAGGTGACTACCGGAAAAGACAACAGCCCTTTACCCGGCGCCAGCGTACGTATTAAAGGCACCAACAATGGTGCTATTACCGATGCCAACGGTAGCTTTAACCTGCAGGTGAGCGATAGTGACTCACTGGAGGTAAGCCTGGTGGGTTTCTCCAAACAGGTGATCTCTGCGAGAGGCAAATCGTCACTCACTGTGAGTCTCTCCGAAGGCGCTACCGGACTGGATGAGATCGTGGTGGTAGGCTATGGCACCGAAAAGAAAAAACTGGTAACCGGCGCTATTGACCATGTAAACACACAGCAGCTGGAACAGAACCATGCCCTGCGCGTTGACCAGGCTTTACAGGGACAAACACCCGGCGTACAGATCACTGCTACTTCAGCACAACCCGGAGAAGGCATGAAAGTGCGCATCCGTGGTACAAGTACTGTTGGTAACGCTGATCCTCTATATATCGTGGATGGTGTACCTACTTCCGACATCAGCTACCTGAACGCCTCCGACATTGCTGCGATGGATGTACTGAAAGATGCGGCATCCTCCGCTATCTACGGTGCAAGGGCAGCCAATGGCGTTGTACTGGTGACCACCCGTAAAGGCCGTGCGGGAAGCATGAAAATGTCTTACGACACCTACTATGGTATACAGAATCCTTCACATAAAGTATCTGTGCTCAATGCACACGACTATGGCGTGATCATGAACGAGATGGCCATTAACTCCGGCTCCGTTCCTTATTTCACCCTCGATCAGCTCAGTAAACTGGGCAAAGGTACTGACTGGCAGGAGGCGATCTACAACAAGAAAGCGCCCATGCAGAATCATTCCCTGGCATTCGCCGGTGGTAATGAAACTTCTGTGTTCTCTTCTTCCGTTGCCTATACAAAACAGGACGGTGTGATCGGCCTGAAGGATCAGTCGCAGTACGACAGGCTATCCTTCCGCATGAACAGCGAGCACAAAATGTACAAGGACATTGTGATATTCGGCGAAAACGTGACCTATACACAATCCCGTAAACGAGGTGTTGGTGTGGGCAATATCTACGGCAATGCTATCCGTTCTGCGTTCACAGTAAGCCCGCTGTTCCCGGTATACAATCCTGACGGCAGCTACGCAAAGTCTACTTTCAACGTGCAGGAAGCCAACCCGGTGGCTGTGATGGATTATCAGAACCAGAACAAATCCAGGACTGACCGTATCATGGGTAATACCTACCTGCAGGTATCTCCTGTTAAGGGACTGACATTACGTACTGATTTCGGTATTGATGTGAGCAATAACGATTCAAGAAGTTATACGCCGATATACAACCTGTCTACCAACGTGGTGAATGAACATTCCCGCGCTACGCAGGGCATCTACCGTACACATACCTGGAACTGGGATAACACCATCAACTACCAGCGTGATTTCGGCAAACATAATGTAGGCGTACTGGTAGGTATGAACTCCAACGAAACAAAAACTTCTTATCTGAACGGTTATAAACAGGACCTGACCAAGGAAGGACTGGATAATGCCGTTATTGACAACGGTACTACAGACAGCACACAACGTATCTTTGGCGCCGACAGTTCTGCTACACTCTATTCTTATTTCGGACGTATCAGCTATTCCTATGCTGATAAATATATGTTCACTGCCGTGGTAAGATCGGATGCGTCTTCCCGTTTTGGAGCGAACAACCGCAGAGGTACTTTCCCATCTTTCTCTATTGGCTGGGTACCTACTAATGAAGATTTCTTCAAACTCTCCTGGCTCGACTTCCTGAAAGTACGCGCAGGCTGGGGACGGAACGGTAACCTTCCTACAGGATATTATCAGTACCTGTCTACCATCTCAACACAATACCTGGGGTATTATTTTGGCAGCGGCGACCTTCCTTTTATTGGTGCAGCGCCTGTCAAGATATCTAACCCTGATCTGAAATGGGAAACTTCAGAACAGGCCAACGTGGGTATCGATGCGACACTTTTCAGAGACTTCAACCTGACAGTAGATGTGTACCGTAAGACAACAAAAGACTGGCTGGTACCAGTGAACGTACCTGCTGTTTCCGGGGCATCAACTGTACTGATCAATGGAGGTAATGTGCGTAACCAGGGTGTGGAGGTTTCCCTGGGCTACAATCACACCTTCAATGGCCTGACAGTAGGTGTGAATGGTAATATCGGTGTGAACCGCAACGAGATCACCGATATCCCCAACCGGGAAAAGATCATCAACGGTTCAACGGGCATCACCTTTGCCAGTATGCCGGAATTTTACCGTGCGCAGGTGGGCTTCCCAATGGGTTATTTCTACGGATACAAGACAGCAGGCATCTTCCAGAATGAAAATGAAGTAGCGTCCTATGTAAGTAAAGACGGTAAGAAAATACAGCCTAATGCCCTTCCTGGTGATGTTCGTTTCCAGGACCTGAACGGAGACGGTGTGATCGATAGCAAGGATGAAACGCAGATCGGTAATCCTTATCCTAAGTTCACTTATGGCCTGAACTTCAACCTGGGGTATAAAGGATTCGATTTCTCTGCTTCATTGTATGGCAACTATGGCAACCAGATATGGGACGGAACGCATGATTTCTCCAGCCCGCTCAGCAACTACAGGACAGAAATACTGGGCCGCTGGACCGGCGAAGGCACTTCTAACCGCATTCCGCGTGTAACAGATGGCGCTGAACTGAACCAGAACTGGATCCGCTCTTCCGATCTATATGTACACAATGCATCTTTCCTGCGTGTAAAAAGCCTTAACCTGGGATATGATTTCAAAAAGGTGTTACACACCTTGCCTTTACAACAGCTGAGATTATACGTTTCTGCTACCAACCTGTTCACTTTTACTCCTTACAAAGGGGTAGATCCTGAAGTAGGTTATGGCCCTACCGGATGGGCTTCCGGTATAGACCTGGGTACTTATCCGCAACCTAAGACAGTACTGGTTGGTCTGAACGTTAAATTCTAA
- a CDS encoding RagB/SusD family nutrient uptake outer membrane protein: MKKIFASIIAIALFAACSKDFLELSPVDEQTESSFYQTPAQALQALVSIYSQLNIGDYDNIHLVSELASDDCFGGGGTSDLVWKQWDRFQEASNMNLGLWQRGYTGIYRANVLLSKIGGVNWGADTTLKTTYTAEARFLRAYFYFDLVRVFGNIPLVTKPLTVSEYNMPQAAPADIYKLIAEDLQYAANNLPATAYQGISPNNYGRVTKWAAQSLLGRVYLYYTGYYNQPDLAGVVTKTQMISYLDNVINASGYGLVDSFPRLWQASGKSFVGEDNKETVWSIKFTYKGLGNWDQHNGNRMQVDIGIRSQVLNPYYKGWGAGTVTPKLWNAYDATDTRRGASIISIEDENLTAYSVGDQAQYTGYFWKKYMPLNDGNADSKGGNFQIDNYFDDIIIRYSDVLLMAAELNLDVDLSKAQNYYNQVRDRAFLNTTSRKTLTGDANGKKLIMEERRLEFALEGQRYWDLLRQGLSVAKAAIDNSGSDSQFDVNFRTETQGLFKIPEQEINLSSGVYKQNTGWSN, translated from the coding sequence ATGAAAAAGATCTTCGCATCCATTATAGCAATTGCACTCTTTGCTGCCTGCAGTAAAGACTTCCTGGAGCTTTCGCCTGTAGATGAACAGACGGAATCCTCCTTTTACCAGACACCGGCACAGGCTTTACAGGCGCTGGTGTCCATATACAGTCAGCTCAATATCGGTGACTACGATAATATTCACCTGGTATCGGAACTGGCCAGTGATGACTGCTTTGGCGGTGGTGGTACTTCTGACCTTGTATGGAAACAGTGGGACCGCTTCCAGGAAGCGTCAAATATGAACCTGGGTCTCTGGCAGAGAGGTTACACCGGCATTTACAGAGCGAATGTATTACTCTCCAAAATAGGCGGCGTGAACTGGGGCGCAGACACCACCCTGAAAACCACCTACACTGCTGAAGCGCGCTTCCTGAGAGCGTACTTCTACTTCGACCTGGTACGTGTATTCGGCAATATTCCACTGGTAACCAAACCACTCACTGTTTCCGAGTATAATATGCCGCAGGCTGCTCCGGCTGACATATACAAACTGATAGCCGAAGACCTGCAATATGCAGCCAATAATCTGCCTGCTACTGCTTACCAGGGCATTTCACCCAACAATTATGGCCGTGTGACCAAATGGGCCGCACAGTCACTGCTGGGCCGTGTATACCTTTACTATACCGGTTACTATAATCAGCCGGACCTGGCGGGTGTTGTTACCAAAACACAGATGATCAGTTACCTCGACAACGTCATCAATGCAAGCGGCTACGGGCTCGTAGACAGCTTTCCCCGCCTGTGGCAGGCATCCGGAAAGTCTTTCGTAGGAGAAGACAATAAAGAAACGGTGTGGTCTATCAAATTTACATACAAAGGCCTCGGCAACTGGGACCAGCATAATGGTAACCGTATGCAGGTGGATATCGGCATCCGCAGCCAGGTGCTGAATCCTTACTATAAAGGATGGGGCGCCGGTACGGTAACGCCCAAATTATGGAACGCCTACGACGCGACTGATACCCGTAGAGGGGCCAGCATCATTTCCATCGAGGATGAAAACCTGACGGCCTATTCAGTCGGCGACCAGGCACAGTACACCGGTTATTTCTGGAAAAAATATATGCCCTTGAATGATGGCAATGCAGATAGCAAGGGAGGTAATTTTCAGATCGATAACTATTTTGATGATATCATTATCCGCTATTCAGACGTACTGCTGATGGCGGCAGAACTGAATCTCGACGTTGATCTCTCCAAGGCGCAGAACTACTACAACCAGGTACGTGACAGGGCATTCCTGAACACCACCAGCCGTAAGACCCTGACCGGCGATGCCAATGGCAAAAAGCTGATCATGGAAGAACGCCGCCTGGAATTTGCACTGGAAGGACAGCGCTACTGGGATCTGCTGCGTCAGGGCCTGAGCGTAGCCAAAGCCGCTATTGACAACAGCGGCAGCGATAGCCAGTTCGACGTGAATTTCCGTACAGAAACACAGGGATTGTTTAAGATCCCCGAACAGGAGATCAACCTGTCAAGCGGCGTTTACAAACAAAATACCGGCTGGTCTAACTAA
- a CDS encoding DUF6934 family protein, producing the protein MFRLTSKTKTTTEYEFTSIGPRGEIRKTILFSLIEYNCYNLAFGEKDVQTGNVDDNINSGNNDHEKILTTVAAVVETFTTEHPEAFVYAKGSTPSRTRLYRICITKYWNDITDQFVVLGLQNGQWQHFIQNQTYNAFLGKKKSFEINN; encoded by the coding sequence TTGTTTAGATTAACATCAAAAACCAAAACAACAACGGAGTATGAATTTACGAGTATCGGACCCAGGGGGGAAATTAGAAAGACCATACTGTTCTCACTGATAGAATATAACTGTTATAATCTTGCATTTGGAGAAAAGGATGTACAAACAGGAAATGTAGACGACAATATAAACTCCGGGAATAATGACCATGAGAAGATATTGACAACAGTGGCTGCAGTGGTAGAAACCTTTACTACCGAACATCCTGAAGCATTTGTATATGCAAAAGGCAGTACGCCTTCAAGAACAAGGCTATATAGGATCTGTATTACCAAATATTGGAATGACATCACTGACCAATTTGTAGTACTTGGATTGCAGAATGGTCAATGGCAGCATTTCATCCAAAATCAAACATACAATGCCTTTTTAGGTAAGAAGAAATCTTTCGAAATAAACAATTAA
- a CDS encoding glycoside hydrolase family 19 protein gives MKIARFIVTFLLLCCMSAAHAQTIGDVITSADWNVLFPHRYNPDDRSGSGIPPGTPAKDFYSYANFTEAVRRMSNVKIISERRCATNAYKLTRVDKTTGATVVIRKDADFDISANAIIRETIDYATFAGEGDLAARKRELMAFLANISQETTGGWPTAPGGPYAWGLYFREEVGYEGTSNIGYRIDDATYPPAPGKSYHGRGPIQLSYNYNYGQASEFIFGDKNVLLANPEKVIEDGVIAFETGIWFWMAQQYPKPSCHDVMIPGKWTPTASQAAAGLKPGFGATVNIINGGIECGSGTENTKVLGRIGHFQRYTGIKQVSMELNGGNNAANCGCATMPRFSIDNTECSQITALTFTSPSNGIIGVTSLAPVTLTVSKNDPGNEITQVYIKIGGLRLAGTSVQWTPTAYGAQTATAVGLRNGKDSIVSTVSFTIWNTQTFEGCASLPAWESSKIYETAGNIVKYNNVIYRNQWWAGSGDVPGTNTTWAVVGACNGNGGDGGGTGQPCNGVAGWTPGGIYLAGNKVAYGNKIYQAKWWTQGDQPDLNAGDGKPWTFVSNCTTAIASVTTALAPAANQVTPANGSLKAYPNPVTGNSLNVAVDAGTEKVLLSLVNTKTGQVVLQQVVIPAAKGAQQVQLDISKVPAGVWILKADKGRFGMMGSRKIVRLK, from the coding sequence ATGAAAATAGCACGTTTCATTGTAACCTTCCTGTTGTTATGCTGCATGTCGGCAGCCCATGCCCAGACGATTGGTGATGTGATCACCAGCGCAGACTGGAATGTATTATTTCCGCACCGTTATAATCCCGACGACCGGTCGGGGAGTGGTATACCTCCCGGCACGCCGGCGAAGGACTTTTACTCCTATGCGAACTTCACGGAAGCGGTTAGACGAATGTCCAACGTTAAGATCATCTCGGAAAGGCGTTGCGCTACCAACGCCTATAAGCTGACCCGCGTGGATAAAACCACCGGCGCCACTGTAGTGATCCGTAAAGATGCCGATTTTGATATCTCAGCCAATGCTATTATCCGGGAAACGATCGATTACGCCACATTCGCCGGAGAAGGCGACCTGGCCGCCCGCAAAAGGGAGCTGATGGCGTTCCTGGCCAATATCTCCCAGGAGACTACCGGTGGCTGGCCTACTGCTCCCGGCGGTCCCTATGCCTGGGGCCTCTACTTCCGCGAAGAGGTAGGATATGAAGGAACCAGCAATATCGGTTACCGTATAGACGATGCCACTTACCCGCCCGCTCCCGGCAAATCCTACCACGGCCGCGGCCCTATACAGCTGAGTTATAACTATAACTACGGACAGGCAAGTGAATTCATCTTCGGCGATAAGAACGTACTATTGGCCAATCCGGAAAAAGTGATCGAAGATGGTGTGATCGCTTTTGAAACAGGTATCTGGTTCTGGATGGCGCAGCAATATCCGAAACCTTCCTGCCATGATGTGATGATCCCCGGTAAATGGACGCCCACAGCCTCACAGGCCGCCGCTGGTCTCAAACCGGGCTTCGGCGCTACTGTCAATATCATCAACGGTGGTATTGAATGCGGCAGTGGCACAGAAAATACAAAAGTACTGGGCCGCATCGGTCACTTCCAGCGTTATACCGGCATCAAGCAGGTAAGTATGGAGCTGAATGGCGGTAATAACGCCGCTAATTGCGGTTGCGCTACCATGCCCCGTTTCAGCATCGACAATACCGAATGTTCCCAGATCACCGCGCTGACCTTTACTTCGCCGTCCAACGGCATTATCGGGGTAACTTCTTTAGCGCCTGTCACGCTGACCGTATCAAAAAATGATCCCGGGAATGAGATCACGCAGGTGTATATCAAGATCGGCGGACTAAGACTAGCCGGCACCAGCGTACAATGGACGCCCACTGCTTATGGCGCACAGACAGCTACGGCTGTTGGCCTGAGAAATGGGAAGGATTCCATTGTATCTACTGTCTCATTTACAATATGGAACACGCAGACCTTTGAAGGTTGTGCTTCCCTGCCGGCATGGGAATCCTCAAAGATCTATGAAACTGCCGGCAATATTGTAAAGTACAACAACGTGATCTACCGTAACCAGTGGTGGGCAGGCAGCGGCGATGTACCCGGCACAAATACCACCTGGGCTGTTGTGGGCGCCTGCAACGGCAATGGCGGCGATGGCGGTGGTACCGGTCAGCCCTGCAACGGTGTGGCCGGCTGGACACCAGGAGGTATCTACCTGGCAGGCAACAAGGTGGCATACGGCAACAAGATCTACCAGGCTAAATGGTGGACACAGGGAGATCAGCCAGACCTCAATGCCGGCGATGGCAAACCCTGGACATTCGTGAGCAACTGTACTACGGCCATTGCCAGTGTAACAACTGCGCTTGCACCGGCAGCAAACCAGGTCACTCCCGCTAACGGATCATTGAAAGCATATCCGAACCCTGTTACAGGTAACAGCCTTAACGTGGCAGTAGACGCTGGTACAGAAAAAGTATTGCTGTCGCTGGTGAATACAAAAACCGGCCAGGTTGTGCTTCAACAGGTTGTAATACCAGCCGCTAAGGGCGCTCAGCAGGTACAGCTGGATATCAGTAAAGTGCCCGCCGGCGTGTGGATCCTGAAGGCAGATAAAGGCCGGTTCGGCATGATGGGAAGCCGGAAGATCGTCAGATTGAAATAA